The Streptococcus oralis Uo5 genome includes a window with the following:
- a CDS encoding aldo/keto reductase, with translation MKSYTLNNGVSIPVLGFGTWKAENGEVAYQAVLEALKAGYRHIDTAAIYKNEESVGRAIRDSGIPRQEIFVTTKLWNTNHSYDEARQAFEESMEKLGLDYLDLYLIHWPNPKPLRENEAWKTRNADVWRAMEDLYQEGKIRAIGVSNFLPHHLDALLETARIIPAVNQVRLAPGVYQEEVVDYCKEKRILLEAWGPFGQGELFEQKEVQEIAAKHGKSVAQIALAWSLAEGFLPLPKSVTASRIQSNLDCFGIELSKDEREVLKTISVTSVAPRVDEMDF, from the coding sequence ATGAAATCATACACCCTTAATAATGGAGTTTCAATTCCTGTACTAGGATTTGGAACATGGAAAGCTGAAAATGGAGAAGTAGCCTACCAAGCCGTTTTAGAAGCCTTAAAGGCTGGTTATCGTCATATCGATACTGCAGCTATCTATAAAAATGAGGAAAGTGTTGGTCGTGCTATTCGAGATAGCGGTATTCCAAGACAAGAAATTTTTGTAACGACCAAACTCTGGAATACCAATCACAGCTATGATGAAGCTCGCCAAGCATTTGAAGAATCAATGGAAAAACTGGGATTGGATTATCTAGATTTGTACCTTATCCATTGGCCAAATCCAAAACCACTAAGAGAAAATGAGGCATGGAAAACTCGCAATGCCGATGTCTGGAGAGCGATGGAGGATCTTTACCAAGAAGGCAAAATCCGTGCTATCGGCGTTAGTAATTTCCTTCCCCATCATTTGGATGCCTTGCTTGAGACAGCAAGAATCATCCCGGCGGTCAATCAGGTACGCTTGGCACCAGGAGTTTATCAAGAGGAAGTGGTTGACTACTGTAAAGAGAAAAGAATTCTCTTAGAGGCATGGGGACCTTTTGGCCAAGGAGAGTTGTTTGAACAGAAAGAAGTCCAAGAAATTGCTGCTAAGCATGGGAAATCAGTGGCTCAAATCGCCTTGGCTTGGAGTTTGGCAGAAGGATTTTTACCTCTACCTAAGTCAGTGACAGCCTCTCGCATCCAGAGTAATCTTGACTGTTTTGGAATTGAACTCAGCAAAGACGAGCGAGAAGTCTTAAAGACAATTTCAGTGACTTCGGTCGCACCTCGTGTTGATGAGATGGATTTTTAA
- a CDS encoding HAD-IA family hydrolase, with the protein MKYHDYIWDLGGTLLDNYETSTAAFVETLAQYGIEQEHDRVYEALKVSTAFAIEKFAPDIEGFLENYKENEARELEHPVLFEGIPELLKDISDKGGRHFLVSHRNDQVLELLAKTQIANYFTEVVTASSGFKRKPDPESMIYLRDKYHITSGLVIGDRNIDVEAGKAAGLDAYLFNNVATLRQAIDM; encoded by the coding sequence ATGAAATATCACGACTATATATGGGATTTAGGTGGTACCCTATTGGATAATTATGAGACTTCTACAGCAGCCTTTGTAGAAACCTTAGCCCAATATGGAATAGAGCAAGAACACGACCGTGTCTACGAAGCTTTGAAGGTTTCGACAGCTTTTGCCATCGAGAAGTTTGCACCAGATATCGAGGGGTTTTTAGAGAACTATAAAGAAAATGAAGCGCGTGAGCTAGAGCATCCAGTTTTGTTTGAGGGAATTCCAGAATTACTCAAAGACATTTCGGACAAGGGTGGTCGCCATTTCTTAGTTTCTCATCGAAATGACCAAGTGCTAGAACTTCTTGCTAAGACCCAGATAGCGAACTACTTCACCGAGGTGGTGACTGCCAGTTCTGGCTTTAAACGGAAACCAGATCCTGAGTCCATGATTTATTTACGTGATAAATATCATATTACATCTGGTTTGGTCATTGGTGACAGAAATATTGATGTAGAAGCAGGTAAAGCTGCTGGCTTAGATGCCTATCTTTTTAATAACGTTGCGACATTGAGACAAGCAATAGATATGTAA
- the pgdA gene encoding peptidoglycan-N-acetylglucosamine deacetylase PgdA gives MKKNRAKRVSHDRTRRLLLSLVGIFGIATILLGSAIGYKLLQKQSYEQKIEALKSEKDQQFNSGSQKDHFRKGQVEVIAYYPLQGEEVIASVREKINQDIKEKLEDKEDLVFYYTEQLDPVLKGVVARNVSKQVYDLSALKVEEKEKTSLGKIFLTEDGKDFDLSRLFKDASKAKELLLTQIKSTLEDKKLDQEKIDQVIKSFTDQELTSWSFDYKDSQIILYPANAGETVEEIALPISSFFDVIESSYLLEKDAELYQAYFAKKNKKVVALTFDDGPNPTTTTQALDTLAKYGVKATFFVLGKNIAGNENLLKRMKSEGHVVGNHSWSHPVLSQLSLEDAKKQITDTEDLLTQVLGSSSKLMRPPYGAITDDIRNGLDLSFIMWDVDSLDWKSKNETAILTEIQRQVRNGSIILMHDIHGPSVNSLPSVIEYLKGEGYTFVTVPELLNSRLKAHEIYYDRDQ, from the coding sequence ATGAAAAAAAATAGAGCGAAACGTGTTTCTCACGATAGAACGAGAAGGCTATTGCTTTCCCTTGTTGGAATCTTTGGAATTGCTACGATTCTATTAGGGAGTGCTATTGGTTATAAGCTACTACAAAAGCAATCTTACGAACAAAAAATTGAAGCGCTAAAAAGCGAAAAGGACCAGCAATTCAACTCAGGTAGTCAGAAGGACCATTTCCGAAAAGGTCAAGTTGAGGTGATTGCCTACTACCCTCTGCAAGGAGAGGAAGTCATTGCGTCTGTTAGAGAAAAAATCAACCAGGATATCAAAGAAAAGCTGGAAGATAAAGAAGATTTGGTCTTTTATTATACTGAGCAGTTGGATCCTGTCTTAAAGGGAGTTGTTGCTCGTAATGTCAGCAAGCAAGTCTATGATTTGTCTGCATTAAAGGTTGAAGAAAAAGAAAAGACTTCCTTAGGGAAAATTTTCTTGACTGAAGATGGGAAAGATTTTGACCTCAGTAGACTTTTCAAAGATGCAAGCAAGGCTAAGGAACTCTTACTGACTCAAATCAAATCAACTCTAGAAGATAAGAAACTTGACCAGGAAAAAATTGATCAAGTTATAAAGAGCTTCACAGACCAAGAATTGACATCTTGGAGCTTTGATTATAAGGATAGTCAAATCATCCTTTATCCTGCTAATGCTGGAGAGACTGTTGAGGAAATTGCTTTGCCCATATCCAGTTTCTTTGATGTCATTGAGTCTTCTTATCTATTAGAAAAGGATGCTGAACTCTACCAAGCATACTTTGCTAAGAAAAATAAAAAAGTTGTAGCCTTGACCTTTGACGATGGTCCAAATCCAACTACAACCACGCAGGCTTTGGATACTTTAGCTAAATATGGTGTAAAAGCAACCTTCTTTGTACTTGGTAAAAACATTGCAGGTAATGAAAATCTTCTAAAACGAATGAAATCAGAAGGTCATGTTGTAGGAAACCACAGCTGGAGTCATCCCGTTCTTTCACAACTTTCGCTCGAAGATGCTAAAAAGCAAATCACTGATACAGAAGATCTGTTAACTCAAGTTTTAGGATCAAGCTCTAAACTGATGCGCCCACCTTATGGTGCCATCACTGATGATATTCGAAACGGCCTTGATTTAAGCTTCATCATGTGGGACGTGGATAGTTTGGACTGGAAGAGTAAAAACGAGACAGCCATTTTGACAGAGATTCAACGTCAGGTTCGCAATGGTTCTATCATCCTCATGCATGATATCCATGGTCCTTCAGTTAATTCTCTACCAAGTGTCATTGAGTATTTAAAGGGTGAAGGGTATACATTTGTGACCGTTCCTGAATTGCTCAATTCTCGCTTAAAAGCTCACGAGATCTATTACGATCGTGATCAATAA
- the gyrB gene encoding DNA topoisomerase (ATP-hydrolyzing) subunit B, translating into MTEEIKNQQAQDYDASQIQVLEGLEAVRMRPGMYIGSTSKEGLHHLVWEIVDNSIDEALAGFASHIQVFIEPDNSITVVDDGRGIPVDIQEKTGRPAVETVFTVLHAGGKFGGGGYKVSGGLHGVGSSVVNALSTQLDVHVHKNGKIHYQEYRRGHVVADLEVVGDTDKTGTTVHFTPDPEIFTETTTFDFEKLNKRIQELAFLNRGLRISITDRREGLEQTKHYHYEGGIASYVEYINENKDVIFDTPIYTDGEMDDITVEVAMQYTTGYHENVMSFANNIHTHEGGTHEQGFRTALTRVINDYARKNKLLKDNEDNLTGEDVREGLTAVISVKHPNPQFEGQTKTKLGNSEVVKITNRLFSDAFSDFLMENPQIAKRIVEKGILAAKARVAAKRAREVTRKKSGLEISNLPGKLADCSSNNPAETELFIVEGDSAGGSAKSGRNREFQAILPIRGKILNVEKASMDKILANEEIRSLFTAMGTGFGAEFDVTKARYQKLVLMTDADVDGAHIRTLLLTLIYRYMKPILEAGYVYIAQPPIYGVKVGSEIKEYIQPGADQEIKLQEALARHSEGRSKPTIQRYKGLGEMDDHQLWETTMDPEHRLMARVSVDDAAEADKIFDMLMGDRVEPRREFIEENAVYSTLDV; encoded by the coding sequence ATGACAGAAGAAATCAAAAATCAACAGGCACAGGATTATGATGCCAGTCAAATTCAAGTTTTGGAGGGACTTGAAGCTGTTCGTATGCGTCCAGGTATGTATATTGGATCGACTTCAAAAGAAGGTCTTCACCATCTAGTATGGGAAATCGTTGATAACTCAATTGACGAAGCCCTAGCTGGGTTTGCTAGCCACATCCAAGTCTTTATAGAGCCTGATAATTCCATCACCGTAGTGGATGATGGGCGTGGAATTCCTGTTGATATTCAGGAAAAAACAGGACGTCCCGCTGTTGAGACCGTCTTTACAGTTCTTCACGCTGGAGGAAAATTCGGCGGTGGCGGATACAAGGTTTCAGGTGGATTGCACGGTGTAGGTTCATCAGTAGTAAACGCTCTTTCAACTCAACTAGATGTTCATGTCCATAAAAACGGTAAGATTCATTACCAAGAATACCGTCGTGGTCATGTTGTTGCTGATCTTGAGGTGGTTGGAGATACGGATAAAACGGGAACAACAGTTCACTTCACACCAGATCCAGAGATTTTTACAGAAACAACAACTTTTGACTTTGAAAAATTAAACAAACGTATTCAAGAACTAGCCTTTTTGAATCGAGGCCTTCGAATCTCCATCACAGATAGGCGTGAAGGTCTCGAACAGACTAAACATTACCACTATGAGGGTGGGATTGCTAGCTATGTTGAATATATCAACGAGAACAAAGATGTTATCTTTGATACACCAATCTACACAGACGGTGAGATGGATGATATCACAGTTGAAGTAGCCATGCAGTACACAACCGGTTACCACGAAAACGTCATGAGTTTCGCCAATAACATTCACACCCATGAAGGTGGTACGCATGAGCAAGGTTTCCGTACAGCGCTGACACGTGTTATCAATGATTATGCCCGCAAGAATAAACTGCTAAAAGACAATGAAGATAACCTGACAGGAGAAGATGTTCGTGAAGGTTTGACAGCTGTTATCTCTGTCAAGCACCCTAATCCGCAGTTTGAAGGCCAAACCAAGACTAAATTGGGAAATAGCGAAGTAGTCAAGATTACCAATCGCCTCTTCAGCGATGCCTTCTCTGATTTCCTCATGGAAAATCCACAGATTGCTAAGCGTATCGTGGAAAAAGGAATCTTGGCTGCCAAGGCTCGTGTAGCTGCCAAGCGTGCGCGTGAAGTCACACGCAAGAAATCTGGTTTGGAAATTTCCAATTTGCCAGGAAAGCTAGCAGACTGTTCTTCTAACAACCCTGCTGAAACCGAACTCTTCATCGTCGAAGGAGACTCAGCTGGTGGATCAGCCAAATCTGGTCGTAACCGTGAATTCCAAGCTATCTTGCCAATTCGTGGTAAAATCTTGAATGTTGAAAAAGCAAGCATGGATAAAATTCTTGCCAACGAAGAAATTCGGAGCCTTTTCACAGCCATGGGAACAGGATTTGGTGCAGAATTTGATGTCACTAAGGCTCGTTACCAAAAACTCGTTTTGATGACCGATGCCGATGTTGATGGAGCCCACATTCGAACACTCCTGCTTACCTTGATTTATCGCTATATGAAACCAATCTTAGAGGCTGGTTATGTCTACATTGCCCAACCACCAATTTATGGGGTTAAAGTTGGAAGTGAGATCAAAGAATACATTCAACCTGGTGCAGATCAAGAAATTAAACTCCAAGAAGCCTTAGCACGTCACAGTGAAGGGCGTTCAAAACCAACCATCCAACGTTATAAAGGTTTGGGAGAAATGGATGACCACCAATTGTGGGAAACAACCATGGATCCTGAACATCGCTTGATGGCGCGTGTTTCAGTAGATGATGCTGCCGAAGCAGATAAAATCTTTGATATGTTGATGGGGGATCGAGTAGAACCTCGTCGCGAATTTATCGAAGAAAACGCTGTTTACAGTACACTTGACGTCTAA
- the ezrA gene encoding septation ring formation regulator EzrA — protein MSNGQLIYLMVAIAVILILAYVTAIFLRKRNVSRLTALEERKEELYNLPVNDEVEAVKNMHLIGQSQVTFREWNQKWVDLSLNSFADIENHLFEAESYNNSFRFFKATHKLDQIESQIGLIEEDIAAIRNALSELEKQESKNSGRVLHALDLFESLQHTVAEDSEKYGKALPEIEKQLENIQSEFSQFVTLNSSGDPVEAAAILDSTENHILALTHIVERIPALVETLTKELPEQLADLEEGYRKLLDANYHFTETDIESRFQLLHESLKNNQENIRQLELDNAEYENNRIQEEINALYDIFTREIAAQKVVESLLVTLPTYLNHLKENNQVLVQDLERLTKTYLLPESDGNHVRRLQAELAALDTAIMEVTEDQGESTQAYSALEEQLEMLQSNLKDIEDEQISVSERLAQIEKDDLNARQKANVYVNRLHTIKRYMEKRNLPGIPQSFLKLFFTASHNTEDLMAELEQPQVNIESVKRILEIATNDMEALETETYDIVQYATLTEQLLQYSNRYRSFDERIQEAFNEALEIFEKEFDYQASFEKISQALEVAEPGVTNRFVTSYEKTREAIRF, from the coding sequence ATGTCTAATGGACAACTAATTTATCTAATGGTTGCGATTGCAGTCATTCTGATCTTAGCTTATGTAACAGCCATCTTTTTACGTAAGCGTAATGTAAGCAGATTAACGGCCCTTGAAGAAAGAAAAGAAGAACTCTACAACCTTCCTGTAAATGATGAGGTTGAAGCCGTTAAAAACATGCACTTGATTGGTCAAAGTCAGGTGACCTTCCGTGAATGGAACCAAAAATGGGTTGATTTATCTCTGAACTCATTTGCTGATATCGAAAATCACCTCTTTGAAGCTGAAAGCTATAACAATTCTTTCCGTTTCTTTAAGGCAACACACAAACTTGATCAAATTGAGAGCCAGATCGGCTTGATTGAAGAAGATATTGCAGCTATTCGCAATGCCCTTTCTGAACTTGAAAAGCAAGAATCTAAGAACAGTGGTCGTGTCCTTCATGCCTTGGACTTGTTTGAATCCCTTCAACATACCGTTGCAGAAGATTCAGAGAAGTATGGGAAAGCCCTTCCTGAGATTGAGAAACAATTGGAAAACATCCAATCAGAATTCTCTCAATTTGTTACCCTAAATTCATCAGGTGACCCGGTTGAAGCTGCAGCAATTCTTGATTCAACAGAAAATCATATTCTCGCTTTGACACACATCGTTGAGCGAATTCCAGCTCTTGTTGAAACCTTGACAAAAGAACTGCCAGAACAATTAGCAGATTTGGAAGAAGGTTATCGCAAGCTGTTGGATGCCAACTACCACTTTACAGAAACAGATATCGAGTCTCGTTTCCAACTTTTGCATGAATCTTTGAAAAATAATCAAGAAAATATTCGTCAGTTGGAATTGGACAATGCAGAGTATGAAAATAATCGCATCCAAGAAGAAATCAATGCGCTTTATGATATCTTCACTCGTGAAATTGCAGCTCAAAAAGTAGTTGAAAGTCTTCTTGTTACATTACCAACTTATCTCAACCACTTGAAAGAAAATAATCAGGTGCTTGTTCAAGACCTTGAACGCTTGACTAAAACCTACCTTCTTCCTGAAAGTGATGGTAATCATGTTCGTCGTCTTCAAGCAGAATTGGCTGCACTTGATACGGCAATCATGGAAGTGACAGAGGATCAAGGTGAGTCAACACAAGCCTACTCTGCTCTTGAAGAACAGTTGGAAATGCTTCAAAGCAACCTCAAGGATATAGAGGATGAGCAAATCTCTGTTAGCGAACGACTTGCGCAAATTGAAAAAGACGACCTCAATGCTCGCCAAAAAGCAAATGTCTATGTGAACCGTTTGCATACTATCAAACGTTACATGGAGAAGAGAAACTTGCCAGGTATTCCTCAAAGTTTCTTGAAACTTTTCTTTACTGCAAGTCATAACACAGAAGATCTGATGGCAGAGTTAGAACAACCACAAGTGAATATTGAATCGGTTAAACGAATTCTTGAAATTGCAACAAATGATATGGAAGCACTTGAAACAGAAACCTATGATATCGTTCAATATGCAACCTTGACGGAGCAACTCTTGCAATACTCAAACCGTTACCGTTCATTCGATGAGCGTATCCAAGAGGCCTTTAACGAAGCGCTTGAAATTTTTGAAAAAGAGTTTGACTATCAGGCATCATTTGAAAAAATTTCACAAGCCTTGGAAGTTGCTGAACCAGGGGTTACAAACCGTTTTGTAACTTCATATGAGAAAACACGTGAAGCGATTCGTTTTTAA